Within Ictalurus furcatus strain D&B chromosome 3, Billie_1.0, whole genome shotgun sequence, the genomic segment tcacaatgaattaatataaatattttagaattttctataataaatcttaatataatttacatttgtaaaaatattaatttacataaagtcaaaaacagataaacaaataaagatgaagaaaataaaaaaaggatgaGACACtgttattgagagagagagtgtgtgtgtgtgtatgtgtgtatgtgtgtgtgtgtgtgtgtgtgtgtgtgtgtttgtaaaggGGGTCTCCGGTTTCAGGTTCTTGGGTTCCGCCCTCGAGTGTAGAAGTGGATCTGCACACTTTTGTTCTGCTCAGTTTAAGAGCAAATCGACTAAAaatcagacagacacacacacacacacacacacacacacacacacacacacacactaccctgAAGTTCAACACCAGTTTAAATCAGCGACAGACACTGCAGGAGGAGAAAATCACTTCTGAGCTCTTGGAGTTCAGAGATTTCACATTCAGGAAGTTCTTCGCGTCTTCAGTTTTCAGAAAGCGCTTgggttgtgtgtaaatgtcgtAAACAGAGATGCAGTTGGAGAGCTGTGATGGGGTGAGAACGTTTCATTTAGGAGGAGCTTTGATTCTGAAGATCACATCATCCTGAAGGAATTGCTCATGTCTGGAGAGTTGTGTCATTTATCTGGAGCTCTagttgttcttttctttttctttttaggaaGAAGTGTTTTTCTGggtagaattaaaaaaaattaaataaattccagGAATTTTTCTTCTCAGAAGCATTGATTTGGAAAGTTCTTCTCGGAATCTTTCGGACTGTCGCTCCAGTGGAAAATCAGAGTCCCCCTGAAGGAACTGAGAGGGCTTTGTTGGTGTGTTTGGAGGAAAGTGCTGAGGGAAAAGTTGAACAGTTCCTTCACCTCTCTGAGAGGAGCAGCTTCATGTTTCTGGAGCTTCTGGGTTTGTGAAGATCTTCTCAACACGGAGTCACCGATCTTCTCAGCATCTCAGAGGAGCTTCGGTTTTGGGGATGGTTCCTGTACCGCAGTTGGATATCGCGCAGTAGAATAGAGTATTCCCATGGCGACTTCACCGAGCTTCGGCTTCACGCAGGAGCAGGTGGCGTGCGTGTGCGAGGTCCTTCAGCAGGGCGGAGATCTCGAGCGGCTCGGTCGCTTCCTGTGGTCGCTTCCGGCGTGCGACCGCCTGCACAAGAACGAGTCGGTGCTCCAGGCCAAAGCAGCGGTGGCGTTCCACCGAGGAGACTTCCACGAGCTCTACCGGATCCTCGAGAGCCACCAGTTCTCCGCGCAGAACCACGCCAGGCTgcagcagctgtggctcagggcACACTATGCCGAGGCGGAGACGCTGCGAGGGCGCCCGCTCGGGGCCGTGGGGAAGTACCGCGTGCGCCGGAAGTTCCCGCTGCCGCGCACCATCTGGGACGGAGAGGAGACGAGCTACTGCTTCAAGGAGAAGTCGCGCTCTGTGCTGCGGGACTGGTACACGCACAACCCGTACCCGTCCCCGCGCGAGAAGCGGCAGCTGGCCGACGTCACCGGTCTCACCACCACACAGGTCAGCAACTGGTTCAAGAAccggagacagagagaccgagCCGCCGAGGCCAAGGACAGGTGAGCCGAGAGCGTGCTgcacgctttctctctctctctctctctctctctgacacacacacacacacacacacacacaccttataaaACAGTTCCTCTTGTTAGGCCGCTTCATGGCAGTTTACAGCTTGGTCCAGGTTGAATCTGTAATAATCACAGGGAAATGAAAATAACCTGCATGCACGGCACCGTGTAGACGTAAtaactgtgttttatttcagtgtttctgACAGTGGGGATCTCAGCGCCGATAAACCGCTCCAGCTCTGCAGctctgaggaggaagatgaagagcaGCTCTCTCCACCACGAAGCCCCACCCCCAGATCCGCTCCAAACCCCGCCCTCCGGCTGCTTCACCAAGGCAacccgaacctgagacccacaaggagcTTGAACCCGGACCCACACGGTACCCAGACCCGGTACAGATACGATCCGCTGCTGAGAACCTTCACAGAGAACCTCACCGAGCCGGGACCGTaaaccttcttcttcttatgtATTACAGCTtatcactgcaacacacacacacacacacacacacacacacacacacacacaaacacacacactccagttgATTGTGTGGATTTTGCGAAACTTTATTGTCCAGAACGTTTttttatgaagaaaataaattgttcattaaaaaaaaaaaccttcatgaaTGTCAGTCTGCTCCTTCAACACAGATTCAATAGCTGAATTACCTGATCAAGCTAAAACAAAACCATATCAAACAAAAACACGCGTAGGAAAAAACACtatctaaacaaataaaagatcagctgtaaataaagaaataaataaataaatgaatgaatgaaaaggtCAGTTAATGGAAGAAATCCTAAAGCAGTAAAATGTCAGAACTGGGGATGTGATATTATCCGTTCTCCACACCTTTAAATACACGTTCTAAATAACAGCTAGAAAGAAGGGTTCTACGTTCTAAAGGTTCTAATGTAGATGGCCAAAGGTTTTCTTCTAAGCGTCGGAATAGCCCGACATTCTTCTCTATAAAGCTTTTTTCCCGTATGAAGCTGTTCTTGGTGATCAGTTCGAGAACGCACTTCGTTCACCGATCCCAACTCTTTAAGCCTGTTCCATTCACTCTGCAGACTTTTCCACTGTAATAAACGTCCTGTGTTTATTGTTACTTATAGCTGGGGGAGATTTCAGTTCTTAATGAAAGCGTTTGTTGTGGAGTTTAAAGGTTAAAGGTCGTTACTCGCTGTACAGTCGTTCTACACCGTGCACTTCCTTCAGACACTACTGCTATTTAACGTTATTTAGAGGGACTCGCTCAGGACTGCGGATGTGAGCGAGCACGTTTCGTGGCTCTCTGGTTTATGTGGGGATCATTTTACACGTGGACGTTATTACACGTGAATCACAGGAGGAAGTGCACGTCTGTGAGGTAGTACggattataaacacacactaaacgttacaaaaacataaattaacataataTAACTGAgcaggagctgtgtgtgtgtgtgtgtgtgtgtgtgtgtgtgtgagagagagagagagagagccttgAGAACTTCCTGTCGTATAATGAGaaccagtgtgtgtgattgtatgtATGCGTGGGTGTCTGATCTGGGGTCAGTGAGATCAGACTGTCTGTCTAGAAGAGATAATGTTACAGTTTTTGTGTAATTAAGTGTTGGACAAAATTACTTTAAGGAAGGGTTCTGTGTGGAAGTCGTCCTTCACAGCTACGAACCcgtaaccatccaaagaaccccttAAAGAACACTGAGGAACcctgtgtatgtacagtattaacTAGGTAAGTGTGGTACAaactctctcgtgctctctctctctctctctccctcccttcctctctacctctctctacctctctccctcactctctctctctctctctcacctcactctctccctcactctctccctctctctctctctctctctcacctcactctctccctcactctctccctctctctctctctctctctcagcagaaAGTTCTCGATCGTTTgggaaatgaaagatgaaatgTGAGCTCTTGTTTCTCCACAGAAGAGGGTGGAGAACAGAAAACCGCTGAATCTTAAACAAGAATtcctgaagagagagaaaatgtgtgtgtgtgtgtgtgtgtgtgtgtgtgtgtatgaagtgaaTGAGAGGTGAgtaaatgaatgcattaattTGTTGAGGGAGGAATTCAACTtcaatgtaaaaaacaaattgTCTTCTGAGTGAAAAAGCCCGAGGCGTCTGGTTACAAAAacattgtgctgctgcattctggtcCTCACTGAACCTCACtgtgctgactctctctgtgctgaacctcactgtgctgactctctctgtgctgaacctcactgtgctgactctctctgtgctgactctctctgtgctgaacctcactgtgctgactctctctgtgctgaacCTCACTGTGCTGAACCTCACtgtgctgactctctctgtgctgactctctctgtgctgactctctctgtgctgaacCTCACTGTGCTGACTCTCACtgtgctgactctctctgtgctgactctctctgtgctgactctctctgtgctgaacCTCACTATGCTGACTCTCACTGTGCTGACTCTCACTGTGCTGAACCTCACtgtgctgactctctctgtgctgactctctctgtgctgaacCTCACTGTGCTGACTCTCACtgtgctgactctctctgtgctgactctctctgtgctgactctctctgtgctgaacCTCACTATGCTGACTCTCACtgtgctgactctctctgtgctgactctcactgtgctgactctctctgtgctgactctctctgtgctgaacCTCACTGTGCTGACTCTCACtgtgctgactctctctgtgctgactctctctgtgctgactctcactgtgctgactctcactgtgctgactctctctgtgctgactctctctgtgctgaacctcactgtgctgactctctctgtgctgaacctcactgtgctgactctctctgtgctgactctctctgtgctgactctcactgtgctgactctctctgtgctgaacctcactgtgctgactctctctgtgctgactctctctgtgctgactctcactgtgctgactctcactgtgctgactctctctgtgctgactctctctgtgctgactCTCACTGTGCTGACTCACtgtgctgactctctctgtgctgactctcactgtgctgactctctctgtgctgactctctctgtgctgaacctcactgtgctgactctctctgtgctgaacctcactgtgctgactctctctgtgctgactctcactgtgctgactctctctgtgctgactctcactgtgctgactctctctatgctgactctctctgtgctgactctctctgtgctgaacctcactgtgctgactctctctgtgctgactctctctgtgctgactctctctgtgctgaacCTCACTGTGCTGAACCTCACtgtgctgactctctctgtgctgaacctcactgtgctgactctctctgtgctgaatctcactgtgctgactctctctgtgctgactctctctgtgctgaacctcactgtgctgactctctctgtgctgactctcactgtgctgactctctctgtgctgactctctctgtgctgactCTCACTGTGCTGACTCCCTCTGTGCTGAACCTCACTGTGCTGAACCTCAGtgtgctgactctctctgtgctgaacCTCTCTGTGCTGAATCTCACtgtgctgactctctctgtgctgaatCTCAGtgtgctgactctctctgtactgactctctctgtactgactctctctgtgctgaacGAGCCGCACTGCTGTGTCGATGTATGAAGTAAAACTGACGATAACCAGTTCATCCTAATCTCTCTCTGAATCTCACTGGCATGGATGAGGAATAAATGTTAACCAGATAGAGCTGTATCCAGTTGAGGAATGGAGTTAGTCTATATTGTACAaactctgaacatctactgTAATCAGATACTTAACAAATTCTAATGACTAGCAGAAAATGTCCcatctggaggaaaaaaatgcgatttatttctttattttgagaagaaaagtctttttatttcatttaaacgtAGTAATAAAGAATATATGAATGTGTAAATAGCACAATTACTGTAGGttttaataaaaactacagCACAGTTACACGATTAAACAAGAAAAATGCAGCACTGCATGAAGAACCTAAAACAGACGACAGAAATAACAGAACATTAACACGTTCAACAGTTTATGAAAAGACTAACGGTCAaatatgttgaaaaaaaaacattttctcatgAGATCCTCCTCGTAACTTTTCCTGTTAGCAAGAAtggtagctaactagctaaattaGCATGCTAGTACTTGCCTGGTTTTAGGCAGTCTAGGTTAGGTCCTGTCACTGAAAGACAAGAATTAGCTGTCTGATCTGATTATCAACCAAATTatgtatacaaaaacaaacaaacttatcAGCATTCAAGCATGAAGAACGTGTCGTAATGTTTCTGACGTTTGTTGAAAACTTGGTGGCTGTTCTTAGCTTTCTCGTTAGCCTGCGCTAGCTGGGTCTAACTAGCTGGAGAACTAGCTACACGTTTCTtttcaagaataaaaaaatcaaatcatttCAGACAGTTATCTGAGAACATTCATCCGTTGGTCAAGGCCGTGTCTGATCTGCAGCTGTGTCTGATCTCATGCAGAAAACACTCTTATCCAAACTAATCTCCGGTCACAGAACTCACTCACGATGtcacatttaatttgaaaaaacaGTGGAGAATTGATCCCAGTTCCATCCGGCGAAGGAAAACATGTCAGACGCCAACATTTCACCTCAGACGTACTGCATACTCAGACATTTTTACATCTGGCAactattgtttgtttagtttagtttttttttgttttttttacagtgatatgacaaaacacacacacacacacactgagtgagaGATTTGATGTGTGGCTTCTACAGCAGCCTTCACACACAACCTAAAATGTTTCATGTAAATATCCACCACAAACCACATGCAGATCATTGGTGACGTCACACAGACTCGCAGTGGGACTTTCTGTCATCAATACAGAGACCACGCCCCCCTAGGCCCCACCTTCTGGCGTTGAATTTGATGTAGATGATGATAAAGTTCCGATTAGGGTTTAAATGTAGAGAAGGATTTGCCCGCTTGACTGTATTTGGAGTAAAAGATCACGTGCTATAGAAATATTCAGgagtttagtgtagtgtagtagtctGACTTtgccagaggaaaaaaaaaaagaccttttctgccctctagtggttgCGCTTAGTTATTACATGAGAGTTTAAACTGAAGCAGTCACTAATCCAAACCTTCCTTACAGCtcagaggaggagaagaacagAATCCCAGTGTTTGACTCTTTTTCCCAAAGTGTGTGAGTAtcggtgtgtgtgaggtttttgcagtgtgtgtgtgggggtgttgATATTGTTGATATGTGTAGTATACACACGTTTAAAATTTCCACAAACTTCTTTACACCACAGACAGTGCACTCCTCAGGGGCGGGGCTACCTCGATCTGACGTCACTACGTGACTAATCGCGCACTGGGCATCATCCAGCGTCTATATGACTCCATTTAACCTCTCCAACTCTCTCCTGCTGTCTTTCACAAGCagacaatgaaataaaaataaagtcctCTTCGGAGTGTGAAGGGAATCTGGGTTGTTCTGATTGTTTTCTGATTCGGTAGAGATCTGAAAAGAAACGCGCGTTAATGATATCCAATAGGGCGCCGCTAATGTGGTCACGTG encodes:
- the LOC128604786 gene encoding homeobox protein six1b-like, giving the protein MATSPSFGFTQEQVACVCEVLQQGGDLERLGRFLWSLPACDRLHKNESVLQAKAAVAFHRGDFHELYRILESHQFSAQNHARLQQLWLRAHYAEAETLRGRPLGAVGKYRVRRKFPLPRTIWDGEETSYCFKEKSRSVLRDWYTHNPYPSPREKRQLADVTGLTTTQVSNWFKNRRQRDRAAEAKDR